Below is a window of Paremcibacter congregatus DNA.
TATCAGTATGAACTGGAGGGCGGCGCCGTGAACCGCCTGACTAACTCGGCTGAATATGAAACCGACAGTCGCTTTTCACCACAAGGCAGCTATGTCTCCTACATTCTTGATCACAATATCCATGTGGTTGATGTCAAGGCGGGCAAAGACCGGGTGATGACGACCTCGCCGACGCCGACCATCAAAAATGGCAGCGCCGAATTTATCGCGATGGAGGAAATGGACCGGGATACGGGCTACTGGTGGTCAGAAGATGAGAAGTCTATCGCCTTTATCCAGTTCGATGAAGCGCCGGTGGAAATCGGTCAGCGCTATGAGATTGACCGGACGAGCTTTAAAGTGCTGGAGGAGCGTTATCCCCGTGCCGGCACCAACAATGTCACTGTGAAGCTCGGCATCATGACGGTTGCGACCGGTGATGTAACATGGGTGGATCTGGGCGATGACCAGGATATTTACCTTGCCCGGGTCAACTGGGTGCCGGATAATTCCGGGGTGTTTTTTCAGCGTCTCAACCGGGATCAAACAACGCTCGATGTGATCTTTGCCGATGCCGCGACCGGAAAAACCCGCCCCGTGTTGACGGAAAAAGCCAAATACTGGATCAACCTGCATGACAATCTGGATTTTATCAAGGACGGCAAGGAGTTTCTCTGGACGTCCGAGCGCAGTGGCTTCAGTCACCTTTATCACTATAAAACCGACGGTACATTAATCGGGCAACTGACCGATGGCGACTGGGTGGTGACCGGCTTGAAGCAGGTCGATGAGACGGCGGGAATGGTGTATTTCGACGGCCATGCGGACACGCCGCTGGAACGTCATCTTTATCGCACCAGCCTGACGACGGCCCATAAGGTGACGGAGCCTCAACGAATTACGGCGTCTGGCGGATCGCATGGCGTGAAATTCCCGGACGAAGGGACGGATTATATCGATTATTATTCAGATCCCTCTACCCCAAGCCAGGTATCTATCCGTAACCAGAACGGCGAACTTCTGACCTGGGTGGATGAGAATAAATTGGATGAAAATCACCCGTATTTTCCTTACCTGAAGGACCACATCACGCCGGAATTCGGCAAATTCACCGGGCCGAGTGGGGATGATCTCTATTACCGCATGTATAAACCCGCCAATATGGAGAAGGGTAAGAAGTATCCGGTGATCTTCTCGCTTTATGGCGGGCCTCATGCGCAGTTGGTGCGGCGCAGTTGGGACAAGAGCCTCCATCAGATCCTGGCCCAGAGCGGCTATATTGTTTTTACACTGGACAACCGCGGCAGCAATTACCGTGGCGTCGAGTTTGAAGGCGCGCTCTATCATGAAATGGGCAAGGTGGAAGTGGAAGACCAGGTCGCCGGGGCCGCGTTTCTGAAGAAATTTGACTTTGTTGATGGGGACCGGATCGGGGTGCATGGTCACAGCTATGGCGGTTATATGACCCTGATGACCATGTTTAAGGCGCCTGAGGTGTTCAAAGTGGGGGTTTCTGGCGCGCCGGTGACCGAATGGCGGTTGTATGACACCAATTACACGGAACGCTACCTTGGCCACCCGGATAAAAATAAGGACGGCTATGACAAAAGTAGTGTGTTTCCTTATGCGCAAAACCTGAAGGGTAAATTGTTGCTGGTGCACGGCATGGCGGATGACAATGTGTTGTTCAACAACAGTACCATGCTACTGGATGAGCTGCAGAAGAACGCCATTCAGTTTGATTTCATGGCTTATCCTGGGCAGACTCACCGTCTGGGCAGCGATAATATGCGCCAGAGGCATCTCATGCACCTGATCAAGCGCTATTTTGATGATCATTTGTAAGGGATTGACAGCCCTGAGCCAGTCGCGCTAAAATTCTTTAGGTGGAAAAGGATAAGCTGCATCCGAAAGGGCGGTTAGGGCGACTGATGGAGCGCCAACAGCTTGCATGTGGAATTCCTGTGGCCTGAATTCGGTCGCGGTGGCTTTTTTGTGATCTGTTTTTTCCGATGATAAACGCTTTTGGCGACCTCCCTGACAGAAGGGAGGTTGCCTGGCCTTTTATCGAACTTTTAGACTTTGTTAATGTTTTCAATATAAGATTTGCCTAATTATTGAATGGAGAAAAGCAGGCAGAAGGGCCATGGGAAATTAAATGGTTAGTGAAGGCGTGAGAACAGTTTTGAGTTCAATGCGAAAGCACAACAGGCGGACAATGGTGCAGCCTGCGGTTCTGGGTATCGGCAGCTTTGATTTTGAATGTACGGCCTATGATGTGTCATTGGGCGGCATCCGGATCAAGGCAGACTTGCCGGTTGAACGTAACGCCAGTGTCTATGTCCAGATGCGGCACAGGCTAAGACAAAACGCCAAGGTCGTCTGGGCAGCGGATGGTTTTATGGGATTGCGGTTTATCGATCCACCTGAAAAGGTCAAAATGGGCCTGGGTAGTCTTTCTAATGGATTGAATTAATCTTTATCGTGAAGTGTATTGGTGTTAAGGTGACTTTTTGTCGCCTTTTTTTGTCAGAATTGCAATTATA
It encodes the following:
- a CDS encoding S9 family peptidase, yielding MSLLHTVLPFIVGSCLLGSPAALAAEKSSSMKSSQKLTIERITSSPALEGSSPRSVKFSPDGSRVTFLRPSAADYKVLDLWEYNLKDQEARLLVESTSITGGEEELSQVERARRERMRISNSGIVSYSWSEDGAKLLFPLGGDLYQYELEGGAVNRLTNSAEYETDSRFSPQGSYVSYILDHNIHVVDVKAGKDRVMTTSPTPTIKNGSAEFIAMEEMDRDTGYWWSEDEKSIAFIQFDEAPVEIGQRYEIDRTSFKVLEERYPRAGTNNVTVKLGIMTVATGDVTWVDLGDDQDIYLARVNWVPDNSGVFFQRLNRDQTTLDVIFADAATGKTRPVLTEKAKYWINLHDNLDFIKDGKEFLWTSERSGFSHLYHYKTDGTLIGQLTDGDWVVTGLKQVDETAGMVYFDGHADTPLERHLYRTSLTTAHKVTEPQRITASGGSHGVKFPDEGTDYIDYYSDPSTPSQVSIRNQNGELLTWVDENKLDENHPYFPYLKDHITPEFGKFTGPSGDDLYYRMYKPANMEKGKKYPVIFSLYGGPHAQLVRRSWDKSLHQILAQSGYIVFTLDNRGSNYRGVEFEGALYHEMGKVEVEDQVAGAAFLKKFDFVDGDRIGVHGHSYGGYMTLMTMFKAPEVFKVGVSGAPVTEWRLYDTNYTERYLGHPDKNKDGYDKSSVFPYAQNLKGKLLLVHGMADDNVLFNNSTMLLDELQKNAIQFDFMAYPGQTHRLGSDNMRQRHLMHLIKRYFDDHL
- a CDS encoding PilZ domain-containing protein; its protein translation is MRKHNRRTMVQPAVLGIGSFDFECTAYDVSLGGIRIKADLPVERNASVYVQMRHRLRQNAKVVWAADGFMGLRFIDPPEKVKMGLGSLSNGLN